A single Curtobacterium sp. MCSS17_015 DNA region contains:
- a CDS encoding GNAT family N-acetyltransferase: MGHAQPVTVRPAVDADAPGIAGVHVQAWREAYAHLLPAAFLASLDPVTRTTRWRRTIAGASAAGTSVAVAEHGGAVVGWATAGPGRDDPSVRDVELTGIYVLAAMHGGGAGQLLLDAVLGDAPAFLWIADDNPRAEAFYRRNGFRRDGTTKTERLGDNALLAARMVR; this comes from the coding sequence ATGGGGCACGCACAGCCGGTCACCGTCCGACCAGCCGTCGACGCGGACGCGCCGGGCATCGCCGGCGTGCACGTGCAGGCGTGGCGCGAGGCGTACGCCCACCTGCTGCCGGCGGCGTTCCTGGCGTCGCTCGACCCCGTCACGCGCACCACACGGTGGCGGCGGACGATCGCGGGCGCGAGCGCAGCCGGCACGAGCGTGGCGGTCGCCGAGCACGGCGGAGCCGTCGTCGGGTGGGCCACCGCGGGTCCGGGTCGCGATGACCCCTCGGTCCGGGACGTCGAGCTCACCGGCATCTACGTCCTCGCCGCGATGCACGGCGGCGGCGCTGGCCAACTGCTCCTCGACGCAGTGCTCGGCGATGCTCCGGCGTTCCTGTGGATCGCCGACGACAACCCCCGGGCAGAGGCGTTCTACCGCCGGAACGGGTTCCGCCGTGACGGCACGACGAAGACCGAACGGCTGGGCGACAACGCGCTCCTCGCCGCCCGGATGGTCCGCTGA
- a CDS encoding UvrD-helicase domain-containing protein, whose amino-acid sequence MTIVLDPFDSTPGRTDGPGAGDRAYEDPFTAGLNPQQKEAVEYRGESLLIVAGAGSGKTSVLTRRIALLLANREAWPSQILAITFTNKAAAEMRERVQALVGQAAEGMWISTFHSACVRILRREAERFGFPQSFTIYDSADSRALLKRIIKDLEADSLGLTVGAAASKISKLKNELQDIDTYARNINTDDPQEVMFTEVFRRYTSELRRANAFDFDDLIGQTVFLFRAFPEIAALYQRRFRYVLVDEYQDTNHAQYALIRELTRPVPVEQVDKLEDAGQHVERMRETDGSIAPASLTVVGDSDQSIYAFRGADIRNIVEFERDFPNSKVILLEQNYRSTQNILDAANAVIANNFDRQAKNLFTDVGAGEKIVGFTGYTGHDEAQFVADEIQRLHEDGMDYRDMAVFYRTNSQTRALEEIFIRAAIPYRVLGGTKFYERAEIKDAMAYLITVANPVDPLSLRRILNVPKRGIGAVTETALQRYADEHEVSMREALRHADELGFGPKVRTAITSFAGLLDEVSAKAGEQPVVDTLTQLLDGSGLLEQLRKSPDAQDAARADNIDELVAVTREFQKNNPEGTLSDFLTEVSLVAAADELDDSSGTVSLMTLHTAKGLEYDAVFLTGVEEDLLPHRMSANEPGGPSEERRLFYVGITRAKKVLFLSLAMTRAQFGDVNVAMPSRFLQEIPEGLVEWKQSPGMANSRGGTQPRALNAKREGGFGGGTGGGGYRGGGGWGGGSYDRAAAAAKTKPKTEWANRVSGQVRDNGDMELAPGDRISHVDFGQGTVSAVTGQGAKRIAEIAFDSAGRKKLLIKIAPIEKL is encoded by the coding sequence ATGACGATCGTGCTCGACCCCTTCGACTCGACGCCCGGCCGCACCGACGGTCCCGGCGCCGGTGACCGCGCGTACGAGGACCCGTTCACCGCGGGTCTGAACCCCCAGCAGAAGGAAGCCGTCGAGTACCGCGGTGAGTCGCTGCTGATCGTGGCGGGCGCCGGTTCGGGCAAGACGAGCGTGCTCACCCGGCGCATCGCGCTGCTCCTGGCGAACCGTGAAGCCTGGCCGTCGCAGATCCTCGCGATCACGTTCACGAACAAGGCCGCCGCCGAGATGCGTGAGCGGGTGCAGGCCCTGGTCGGGCAGGCGGCCGAGGGCATGTGGATCTCGACGTTCCACTCGGCGTGCGTGCGGATCCTCCGGCGCGAGGCCGAGCGGTTCGGGTTCCCGCAGTCGTTCACGATCTACGACTCCGCCGACTCGCGTGCGCTGCTCAAGCGGATCATCAAGGACCTCGAAGCGGACTCCCTCGGGCTGACCGTCGGTGCCGCGGCGTCGAAGATCTCGAAGCTCAAGAACGAGCTGCAGGACATCGACACCTACGCGCGCAACATCAACACGGACGACCCGCAAGAGGTCATGTTCACCGAGGTGTTCCGGCGGTACACGAGCGAGCTCCGCCGGGCCAACGCCTTCGACTTCGACGACCTCATCGGGCAGACCGTCTTCCTGTTCCGCGCCTTCCCGGAGATCGCCGCGCTCTACCAGCGCCGCTTCCGGTACGTCCTGGTGGACGAGTACCAGGACACGAACCACGCGCAGTACGCCCTCATCCGCGAGCTCACCCGTCCGGTGCCCGTGGAGCAGGTGGACAAGCTCGAGGACGCCGGTCAGCACGTCGAGCGGATGCGGGAGACCGACGGGTCGATCGCGCCGGCGTCGCTCACGGTCGTGGGTGACTCCGACCAGTCCATCTACGCCTTCCGCGGGGCGGACATCCGCAACATCGTCGAGTTCGAGCGGGACTTCCCGAACTCGAAGGTGATCCTGCTCGAGCAGAACTACCGCTCGACGCAGAACATCCTCGACGCCGCGAACGCCGTGATCGCGAACAACTTCGACCGGCAGGCGAAGAACCTGTTCACGGACGTCGGAGCGGGCGAGAAGATCGTCGGCTTCACCGGGTACACCGGCCACGACGAGGCGCAGTTCGTCGCCGACGAGATCCAGCGTCTGCACGAGGACGGCATGGACTACCGCGACATGGCGGTGTTCTACCGGACGAACTCGCAGACGCGTGCACTCGAGGAGATCTTCATCCGCGCCGCCATCCCGTACCGGGTGCTCGGCGGCACGAAGTTCTACGAGCGCGCCGAGATCAAGGACGCGATGGCGTACCTCATCACCGTCGCGAACCCCGTTGACCCGCTGTCGCTCCGCCGCATCCTCAACGTGCCGAAGCGCGGGATCGGTGCGGTCACCGAGACCGCGCTGCAGCGGTACGCCGACGAGCACGAGGTCTCGATGCGCGAGGCCCTGCGGCACGCCGACGAACTCGGCTTCGGGCCGAAGGTGCGCACGGCGATCACCTCGTTCGCCGGGCTCCTCGACGAGGTCTCCGCCAAGGCCGGGGAGCAGCCGGTGGTCGACACGTTGACGCAGCTGCTCGACGGCTCGGGTCTGCTCGAACAGCTGCGCAAGTCGCCGGACGCGCAGGACGCCGCCCGCGCGGACAACATCGACGAACTCGTCGCCGTGACGCGTGAGTTCCAGAAGAACAACCCCGAGGGGACGCTCTCGGACTTCCTGACCGAGGTCTCCCTGGTGGCCGCGGCGGACGAGCTCGACGACTCCTCGGGAACGGTGTCGCTCATGACCCTGCACACCGCGAAGGGCCTGGAGTACGACGCCGTGTTCCTGACCGGCGTGGAGGAGGACCTGCTCCCGCACCGGATGTCCGCGAACGAGCCGGGCGGCCCGTCCGAGGAACGCCGACTCTTCTACGTGGGCATCACCCGCGCGAAGAAGGTCCTGTTCCTGTCGCTCGCGATGACCCGGGCCCAGTTCGGCGACGTCAACGTGGCGATGCCGTCGCGCTTCCTGCAGGAGATCCCCGAGGGGCTCGTCGAGTGGAAGCAGTCGCCGGGCATGGCGAACAGCCGTGGCGGTACGCAGCCCCGGGCGCTCAACGCGAAGCGCGAGGGCGGGTTCGGCGGCGGCACCGGTGGTGGTGGCTACCGCGGCGGTGGCGGTTGGGGCGGCGGGTCCTACGACCGTGCGGCCGCTGCGGCGAAGACGAAGCCGAAGACGGAGTGGGCGAACCGGGTGTCCGGGCAGGTCCGCGACAACGGCGACATGGAGCTGGCTCCGGGCGATCGCATCTCGCACGTCGACTTCGGGCAGGGGACCGTCTCGGCGGTGACCGGTCAGGGCGCGAAGCGGATCGCGGAGATCGCGTTCGACAGCGCGGGGCGGAAGAAGCTGCTCATCAAGATCGCGCCGATCGAGAAGCTCTAG
- a CDS encoding glycerophosphodiester phosphodiesterase family protein translates to MQPLVIAHRGASGYRPEHSRSAYELAIELGADAVEPDLVPTKDGVLVLRHENEVSGTTDVADRPEFRDRRTTKMIEGRRLTGWFTEDFTWEELRTLRTRERLPELRRASRQHDGEDMVLRLEDLLAILDAAPRRVGLVAEVKHASAFAAAGFPMAPLLDGVLGAAGWRGDGRLTVESFEKGVLREVAALGTGGRLVYLQEARGAAADEVASVGSAAPTYAAERSDAALARLATEFDGVSVDLPTLMAGVDSRALDDPGPVRSDVVERAHAVGLAVYTWTLRPENRFLPAVLRRGGDLAAYGDWERWFTSVVRTGVDGVFADHADLAVRARSLVAERASGA, encoded by the coding sequence ATGCAGCCGCTCGTCATCGCCCACCGCGGCGCCTCCGGGTACCGCCCCGAGCACTCCCGCAGCGCCTACGAACTCGCGATCGAGCTCGGCGCGGACGCCGTCGAGCCGGACCTCGTGCCGACGAAGGACGGCGTCCTGGTGCTCCGCCACGAGAACGAGGTGTCCGGCACCACGGACGTCGCGGACCGCCCGGAGTTCCGGGACCGCCGGACGACGAAGATGATCGAGGGTCGACGACTGACCGGCTGGTTCACCGAGGACTTCACGTGGGAGGAGCTGCGCACCCTGCGGACCCGTGAGCGCCTGCCGGAGCTGCGCCGGGCCTCCCGTCAGCACGACGGCGAGGACATGGTCCTGCGCCTGGAGGACCTGCTCGCGATCCTGGACGCCGCTCCTCGCCGGGTCGGCCTGGTTGCCGAGGTCAAGCACGCCAGTGCCTTCGCCGCGGCGGGGTTCCCGATGGCCCCGCTCCTCGACGGCGTGCTCGGCGCCGCCGGGTGGCGCGGGGACGGCCGGTTGACGGTCGAGTCGTTCGAGAAGGGCGTCCTGCGCGAGGTCGCCGCGCTCGGCACGGGCGGGCGGCTGGTGTACCTCCAGGAGGCCCGTGGTGCGGCCGCCGACGAGGTCGCCTCCGTCGGGTCCGCCGCCCCGACGTACGCCGCCGAGCGGTCCGACGCCGCGCTGGCCCGACTCGCGACCGAGTTCGACGGCGTCAGCGTGGACCTGCCGACGCTGATGGCCGGTGTCGACTCCCGTGCCCTCGACGACCCCGGCCCCGTGCGGAGCGACGTCGTCGAGCGGGCCCACGCCGTCGGCCTGGCGGTGTACACGTGGACGCTCCGCCCGGAGAACCGGTTCCTGCCGGCGGTGCTCCGACGCGGTGGCGACCTGGCGGCGTACGGCGACTGGGAGCGGTGGTTCACATCGGTCGTCCGGACCGGTGTCGACGGCGTGTTCGCGGACCACGCGGACCTCGCGGTGCGCGCCCGATCGCTCGTCGCGGAACGAGCCTCCGGAGCCTGA
- a CDS encoding Bax inhibitor-1/YccA family protein, with protein MAFKPGFDQSPAFNDAGRNAWGAGSNAQQGYPQQGYPQQGGYPQAPYGQTGWGQAPQQPGLSPDQLRDMYDRPSANKVDTDRMSYEDTIVKTLLAFGVLIVGAVAGWNLPPVVWIVGALVGFVLALVNTFKKKPSPALVLAYSFFEGLFVGGISGMYNTMWDGIVTQAVFGTLGVFAVTLLLFTSGKVRATPKATRFFLVAMVGYMAFSLVNIVLMFTGVTQSAFGLLGVTVFGIPLGVVIGIFVVLMAAYSLILDFDQIKTGVERGAPRIYAWTAAFGLIVTLVWLYLEILRILAIIASSSRN; from the coding sequence ATGGCCTTCAAGCCCGGTTTCGACCAGTCCCCCGCCTTCAACGACGCGGGCCGGAACGCATGGGGCGCCGGCTCGAACGCACAGCAGGGCTACCCGCAGCAGGGGTACCCCCAGCAGGGCGGCTACCCGCAGGCGCCGTACGGCCAGACCGGCTGGGGACAGGCGCCACAGCAGCCCGGGCTGTCGCCCGACCAGCTGCGTGACATGTACGACCGCCCGTCGGCGAACAAGGTCGACACGGACCGGATGTCGTACGAGGACACCATCGTCAAGACGCTCCTGGCGTTCGGCGTGCTCATCGTCGGTGCCGTCGCCGGGTGGAACCTCCCGCCGGTGGTCTGGATCGTCGGGGCGCTCGTCGGGTTCGTCCTCGCGCTGGTGAACACCTTCAAGAAGAAGCCGTCGCCCGCCCTGGTGCTGGCGTACTCCTTCTTCGAGGGCCTCTTCGTCGGTGGCATCTCGGGCATGTACAACACCATGTGGGACGGCATCGTCACGCAGGCGGTGTTCGGCACGCTCGGTGTCTTCGCGGTCACGCTCCTGCTCTTCACGTCCGGCAAGGTCCGCGCGACCCCGAAGGCCACGCGGTTCTTCCTCGTCGCGATGGTCGGCTACATGGCGTTCTCGCTCGTCAACATCGTGCTGATGTTCACCGGTGTGACGCAGAGCGCCTTCGGCCTCCTCGGCGTCACGGTGTTCGGCATCCCGCTCGGTGTCGTGATCGGCATCTTCGTGGTGCTGATGGCGGCGTACTCGCTCATCCTCGACTTCGACCAGATCAAGACCGGTGTCGAGCGCGGCGCTCCCCGCATCTACGCCTGGACGGCGGCGTTCGGCCTCATCGTCACGCTCGTCTGGCTGTACCTCGAGATCCTGCGCATCCTGGCGATCATCGCCAGCAGCTCGCGCAACTAG
- the guaA gene encoding glutamine-hydrolyzing GMP synthase, which yields MSETEQRPVLVVDFGAQYAQLIARRVREANVYSEIVPHSVTADEIRAKDPAAIVLSGGPSSVYEDGAPSLDSEILDLGVPVLGICYGFQAMAKSLGGEVANTGLREYGATDVTVSGTDSVLLGGQPAAQTTWMSHGDAVSKAPEGFEVLASSDSTPVAAFASDERKLYGVQWHPEVKHSAFGQAVLENFLHRAAGLPGDWNSANVIEEQVERIRAQVGSSRVIAGLSGGVDSAVAAALVHKAVGDQLTCVFVDHGLLRADERKQVEEDYVASTGVRLITVDAREQFLDALAGVSDPEQKRKIIGREFIRTFEAAAEALVLEARASDGDAEVKFLVQGTLYPDVVESGGGSGTANIKSHHNVGGLPDDMTFQLVEPLRTLFKDEVRAVGRELGLPGVIVGRQPFPGPGLGIRIVGEVTAERLEILRAADAIARAELTAAGLDDEIWQCPVVLLADVRSVGVQGDGRTYGHPIVLRPVSSEDAMTADWTRLPYDVLAKISNRITNEVRDVNRVVLDVTSKPPGTIEWE from the coding sequence GTGAGCGAGACCGAACAGCGTCCCGTCCTCGTCGTCGACTTCGGTGCGCAGTACGCGCAGTTGATCGCACGACGGGTCCGCGAGGCCAACGTCTACAGCGAGATCGTCCCGCACTCCGTCACGGCGGACGAGATCCGCGCGAAGGACCCGGCCGCGATCGTCCTGTCGGGAGGCCCGTCCTCCGTCTACGAGGACGGCGCACCGTCCCTGGACAGCGAGATCCTCGACCTCGGCGTCCCCGTGCTCGGCATCTGCTACGGCTTCCAGGCCATGGCGAAGTCGCTCGGCGGCGAGGTCGCGAACACCGGCCTCCGGGAGTACGGCGCCACCGACGTGACCGTCAGCGGGACCGACAGCGTCCTGCTCGGCGGACAGCCGGCCGCGCAGACCACCTGGATGTCGCACGGTGACGCCGTGTCGAAGGCCCCGGAGGGCTTCGAGGTCCTCGCCTCCAGCGACTCGACCCCGGTCGCGGCCTTCGCCTCGGACGAGCGCAAGCTCTACGGCGTGCAGTGGCACCCCGAGGTCAAGCACTCGGCGTTCGGCCAGGCCGTGCTCGAGAACTTCCTGCACCGTGCTGCCGGGCTGCCGGGGGACTGGAACTCCGCGAACGTGATCGAGGAGCAGGTCGAGCGCATCCGCGCGCAGGTCGGCTCGTCCCGCGTCATCGCCGGGCTCTCCGGTGGCGTCGACTCCGCCGTCGCCGCAGCCCTCGTGCACAAGGCCGTCGGCGACCAGCTGACGTGCGTGTTCGTCGACCACGGGCTCCTCCGCGCCGACGAGCGCAAGCAGGTGGAGGAGGACTACGTCGCCTCCACCGGTGTCCGGCTCATCACGGTCGACGCCCGCGAGCAGTTCCTCGACGCCCTGGCCGGTGTCAGCGACCCGGAGCAGAAGCGCAAGATCATCGGGCGCGAATTCATCCGCACGTTCGAGGCCGCGGCCGAGGCACTCGTGCTCGAAGCCCGCGCGTCCGACGGCGACGCCGAGGTGAAGTTCCTCGTGCAGGGCACGCTCTACCCCGACGTGGTCGAGTCCGGCGGCGGATCGGGCACCGCGAACATCAAGTCGCACCACAACGTCGGCGGACTGCCCGACGACATGACGTTCCAGCTCGTCGAACCCCTCCGCACCCTGTTCAAGGACGAGGTCCGTGCCGTCGGCCGCGAGCTCGGGCTGCCCGGGGTCATCGTCGGTCGCCAGCCGTTCCCCGGCCCGGGGCTCGGCATCCGCATCGTCGGTGAGGTCACGGCCGAGCGCCTCGAGATCCTGCGCGCGGCCGACGCGATCGCCCGCGCCGAGCTCACCGCAGCCGGCCTGGACGACGAGATCTGGCAGTGCCCGGTCGTCCTCCTCGCCGACGTCCGTTCGGTCGGGGTCCAGGGCGACGGTCGCACGTACGGGCACCCCATCGTGCTCCGGCCGGTCTCGTCCGAGGACGCCATGACTGCAGACTGGACGCGGCTGCCGTACGACGTCCTCGCGAAGATCTCGAACCGCATCACGAACGAGGTGCGCGACGTCAACCGGGTCGTGCTCGATGTCACGTCGAAGCCGCCGGGGACGATCGAGTGGGAGTGA
- a CDS encoding DUF3817 domain-containing protein — protein sequence MALTVRTRDIPKIPGAVRFYRISAYITGVLLLALIVEVVIKYTPIQREMQLGGGAFFVPNGTAGEAPGTFNLSVAILIAHGWLYVVYLFADFRLWSIMRWRPTRFLLIALGGIIPFMSFVVEHRMQQAAMTTYHELTAQQSREKESAR from the coding sequence ATGGCTCTGACCGTCCGGACCCGCGACATCCCGAAGATCCCGGGGGCCGTGCGGTTCTACCGCATCTCCGCGTACATCACCGGTGTGCTGCTGCTGGCCCTGATCGTCGAGGTCGTCATCAAGTACACGCCCATCCAGCGTGAGATGCAGCTCGGCGGGGGAGCGTTCTTCGTCCCGAACGGCACCGCCGGCGAAGCACCCGGCACGTTCAACCTGTCGGTCGCGATCCTCATCGCCCACGGCTGGCTGTACGTCGTCTACCTCTTCGCCGACTTCCGCCTCTGGAGCATCATGCGCTGGCGGCCGACGCGCTTCCTGCTCATCGCCCTCGGCGGGATCATCCCGTTCATGTCCTTCGTGGTCGAGCACCGCATGCAGCAGGCCGCCATGACCACCTACCACGAGCTGACCGCGCAGCAGTCGCGGGAGAAGGAGAGCGCTCGGTGA
- a CDS encoding SURF1 family cytochrome oxidase biogenesis protein gives MWAVARRPRWIALLLLALVLAGVFAALGKWQLERSIENGKPLPAGTETRRSLDEVTTPEKPVGSTLAGQKVTVSGRFVPGDTTVLTGRSGGGTYQSVGHLVDDATGASLPVVIGWSDRRSAAVAGGDRLADGASMTVEGRYYPAESPDQDSFEEGEYSAVAPARFVNTWKAFDDRMYGGYVVAGAAVADAADLGTIADRAPTREVQFDWLNLFYAVEWVVFAGFAVFLWYRFVKDAWEREQDEEREAAEAAAGGAVGDETPSDEAAVDDARAEPGRR, from the coding sequence ATGTGGGCCGTTGCACGACGTCCGAGGTGGATCGCGCTGCTGCTGTTGGCGCTGGTCCTGGCGGGCGTCTTCGCCGCCCTGGGCAAGTGGCAGCTCGAGCGGAGCATCGAGAACGGCAAGCCGCTGCCGGCCGGCACCGAGACGCGGCGCTCCCTCGACGAGGTCACGACGCCGGAGAAGCCCGTGGGCTCGACGCTCGCGGGGCAGAAGGTCACGGTCTCCGGGCGCTTCGTCCCCGGTGACACCACGGTCCTCACCGGCCGGAGCGGGGGCGGGACCTACCAGTCCGTCGGACACCTGGTGGACGACGCGACGGGGGCGAGCCTCCCGGTCGTGATCGGGTGGTCGGACCGGCGGTCGGCCGCCGTCGCCGGGGGCGACCGCCTGGCGGACGGCGCGAGCATGACGGTCGAGGGCCGGTACTACCCGGCGGAGTCGCCCGACCAGGACTCCTTCGAGGAGGGGGAGTACTCGGCCGTCGCGCCGGCCCGGTTCGTCAACACGTGGAAGGCGTTCGACGACCGGATGTACGGCGGGTACGTCGTCGCCGGTGCGGCCGTCGCGGATGCCGCCGACCTCGGCACCATCGCCGACCGGGCCCCCACGCGCGAGGTCCAGTTCGACTGGCTCAACCTGTTCTACGCGGTCGAGTGGGTCGTCTTCGCCGGCTTCGCCGTCTTCCTCTGGTACCGCTTCGTGAAGGACGCCTGGGAGCGCGAGCAGGACGAGGAGCGCGAGGCCGCCGAAGCAGCCGCCGGTGGCGCCGTCGGGGACGAGACGCCCTCCGACGAGGCTGCTGTGGACGACGCCCGGGCCGAGCCGGGTCGCCGGTAG
- a CDS encoding cation:proton antiporter — protein sequence MHLGGELLTIGGLFLIAYVLGRLGKTIGLPAIPVYMVVGLIASPHTPWIGLSVESHTIELIATFGLILLLFNLGLEFDQEEFYGNAGKLLVSGGTYVAINMGVGFAFGFSLGWGTREALIIAGMTATSSSAIVTKLLIELRRLANDETPMILGVTVIEDVFIAVYLAIVSVVLSGDTNIWAVIGKLALAFGFLIVMFSLARWGGKQVSRIFATRDDELFTVLFFGLAVMFGGIGDLLGVTDAIGAFVIGLLCGATRYRDRIEQLALPMRDVFAAFFFVNFGLGLDVSTFGEVLWPVVAAIGMTVVLNAVAGQLVARMNGFSVQQGINTAVILVNRGEFALILATLSAAAGLEERITAFAGLYVLIMAVLGPLLAVNSDRIGRLVLRPGRVRKLRGRELAAAQAAAERKAERDRRFAEEIALVEAAGREERENGEPETTPMREQPATPEPVSASTSSIEIPAERPERPVRPRDPEY from the coding sequence ATGCACCTGGGTGGTGAGCTGCTGACCATCGGCGGCCTGTTCCTCATCGCCTACGTCCTCGGACGTCTCGGCAAGACCATCGGCCTGCCGGCGATCCCGGTCTACATGGTGGTCGGGCTCATCGCGAGCCCGCACACCCCGTGGATCGGGCTGAGCGTCGAGTCCCACACGATCGAGCTCATCGCGACGTTCGGGCTCATCCTGCTGTTGTTCAACCTCGGGTTGGAGTTCGACCAAGAGGAGTTCTACGGCAACGCCGGCAAGCTCCTCGTGTCGGGCGGCACCTACGTCGCCATCAACATGGGCGTCGGGTTCGCGTTCGGGTTCTCACTCGGATGGGGCACGCGGGAAGCCCTGATCATCGCGGGGATGACGGCGACGTCGTCGAGCGCCATCGTGACGAAGCTCCTCATCGAGCTCCGGCGCCTGGCGAACGACGAGACACCGATGATCCTCGGCGTCACCGTCATCGAGGACGTCTTCATCGCCGTCTACCTGGCGATCGTCTCCGTGGTGCTCTCCGGCGACACGAACATCTGGGCGGTGATCGGGAAGCTCGCGCTCGCGTTCGGGTTCCTCATCGTCATGTTCAGCCTGGCGCGCTGGGGCGGCAAGCAGGTGTCACGCATCTTCGCGACCCGTGACGACGAGCTGTTCACCGTGCTGTTCTTCGGGCTCGCGGTGATGTTCGGCGGCATCGGCGACCTGCTCGGCGTGACCGACGCCATCGGGGCGTTCGTGATCGGCCTGCTCTGCGGGGCCACGCGCTACCGCGACCGCATCGAACAGCTCGCGCTCCCGATGCGCGACGTGTTCGCGGCGTTCTTCTTCGTGAACTTCGGCCTCGGGCTCGACGTGTCGACCTTCGGCGAGGTGCTCTGGCCCGTCGTCGCTGCCATCGGCATGACCGTCGTGCTCAACGCCGTCGCGGGGCAGCTCGTCGCCCGGATGAACGGCTTCAGCGTCCAGCAGGGCATCAACACCGCGGTCATCCTCGTCAACCGGGGCGAGTTCGCGCTCATCCTCGCGACGCTGTCCGCGGCGGCCGGACTCGAGGAGCGCATCACCGCCTTCGCCGGTCTCTACGTCCTCATCATGGCGGTGCTCGGTCCGCTGCTCGCGGTGAACTCCGACCGCATCGGGCGACTCGTGCTCCGGCCCGGCCGAGTGCGGAAGCTCCGCGGCCGCGAGCTCGCGGCAGCGCAGGCCGCCGCCGAGCGCAAGGCCGAGCGCGACCGCCGGTTCGCCGAGGAGATCGCGCTCGTGGAGGCCGCGGGCAGGGAAGAGCGCGAGAATGGGGAACCGGAGACGACGCCGATGCGCGAACAGCCGGCCACCCCGGAGCCCGTGAGCGCGAGCACGTCGTCGATCGAGATCCCCGCCGAGCGTCCCGAACGCCCGGTCCGACCACGCGATCCGGAGTACTGA
- a CDS encoding TrkA C-terminal domain-containing protein produces MVDVHRVKLPGVGVLHSFYTDDGGKCGVITHRSGHSDLISFADVADGADKSEKVSLRLSEDEAHTLAELLGGTRITEGLDKLDEIPGLSIDWFSVDYDDAIAGKPLGDLHDSGFIGLTVVAVVRGDSANPAPSSDFVVFPGDTIVVAGAPEKVAKAFSFYRSGQLAAAAAEAPPGS; encoded by the coding sequence ATGGTCGACGTCCATCGCGTCAAACTCCCCGGCGTCGGCGTGCTGCACAGCTTCTACACCGACGACGGTGGCAAGTGCGGTGTCATCACGCACCGGTCGGGTCACTCCGACCTCATCTCGTTCGCGGACGTCGCCGACGGCGCGGACAAGTCCGAGAAGGTCTCGCTCCGCCTGAGCGAGGACGAGGCGCACACCCTCGCCGAACTGCTCGGCGGCACCCGGATCACCGAAGGCCTCGACAAGCTCGACGAGATCCCCGGCCTCTCCATCGACTGGTTCAGCGTCGACTACGACGACGCCATCGCCGGCAAGCCCCTCGGTGACCTGCACGACTCCGGCTTCATCGGCCTGACGGTCGTCGCGGTGGTCCGCGGCGACAGCGCCAACCCGGCGCCCTCGTCCGACTTCGTCGTGTTCCCCGGGGACACGATCGTCGTCGCCGGCGCGCCCGAGAAGGTCGCGAAGGCGTTCTCCTTCTACCGCAGCGGTCAGCTGGCAGCAGCCGCTGCCGAGGCGCCGCCCGGGAGCTAG